The nucleotide window GGTAATTCTGCCAAAGGTATCCCCTTTATGGAGTTCTCTGCTCTTCGACATTAAAATCAggagagaataaaaaggaaatttaaaaaaaaaaggaaaatcggGGACATGCGGAGGGTGGGGGGCGGATTGATGATGGAAACCTAGGAAACCTAGTTATATATAATCCCTCATTTGGCTTCCTCTCACAGGCCCCAGCAGCAGGAGAATCCCTGGGCAATCTTTCCAGATGCTGGCAACTGGAGCCGCCTCCGGGATCGCTGATTGGCTGGTGCCACGGTGACGACACGCTGCAGGTTTTAAGGCTTGAGTCGCGCAAACCCAACacagcagagcagagcagagcggAGCAGCCGCCACCTAGAGCGTGAGGCAATCGACGGATCCACAGACCCAGACCTAGGCTAGGAGAGAGCGGTTCACTGGAGCTGGCGGAAGGTACGGAGGGCTGTCATGTCGATATGACCTGGTGGTCTCGTCCTTTGAGCGCCGGATGCTGGGAATCGCGGAGGGTACACGGGGCAGTGGGACTGGAGAATCAGCCGAAGCAGGAGAGCTGGCTGTAGGTTGCTGGGTTTCATACCTTGACCCCCCGAATGGGGGACCGTTCTAGTCCCAGGAGCATCTTCTGAGTAGGGGTGGGCTTCCGGAAGGCTGCGCCATGCTACATGCTCAGCGAGGAGGGTCTCAGCGCCCCTTTGCCTGGTATGTCCCGTCTCTTTTCTCCCTCGAATCCCTACCCCACTCAGTTCTAGTCTCGATACTCGCACTGAAGTTTTGCAGCACTGGGTGATGGCGTGTGCAGGAGAGAGAGTCCCCTTTCTGCTCCGCCCCAATTTGCCCCTTCCCCGCACTGGTAAATAACCTCTTCTGAAGAAGAGCAAGCTAAATGAGGAGCCGGAAGGGAAGTTTAAGccaggattttcttttcttttcttttttgatcgaAGAACGCTGTGGGTTGCAGAGAATTtaatgagggaaagagaaaacaagtaAGGCACCAGCAGCCTGTGTATTCCGTGCCACCCTGCACCCCAGTCATCCccttgtcttttctctttccagatAACCCACTTCTCACGTCTTAATGTCTTGCTAAGGAACTTCCTCTGCAGCACGGACCTGAGTCAGTGAGAAATAAGAAACAAGCTGCCTTAGGGGGAGGTCACAGTCATACCATGGGAAACCACCTCACAGAGATGGCACCCAATGCCTCCGTATTCCTGCCTCACTTCCAAGCCTTACACGTGGTGGTCATTGGACTGGACTCAGCAGGAAAGACTTCTTTACTGTACAGGCTCAAATTCAAGGAATTCGTCCAGAGTGTACCCACCAAGGGCTTCAATACAGAGAAGATCCGGATGCCTCTTGGAGGATCTCGGGCCATCACCTTCCAGGTGTGGGATGTAGGGGGGCAGGAGAAGCTACGGCCACTGTGGCGTTCCTACACGCGGCGGACTGATGGGATGGTGTTTGTAGTGGATGCCACGGAGGCAGAGAGGTTGGAGGAGGCCAAGATAGAACTCCACCGGATCAGCCGGGCCTCGGACAACCAAGGGGTGCCTGTGTTGGTACTGGCCAACAAGCAGGACCGGCCTGGGGCTTTAAGCCCTGCAGAAGTGGAGAAGCGGCTAGCCGTCAAAGAGCTGGCCACTGCCACCCTCACCTATGTCCAGGGCTGCAGTGCAGTGGATGGACTGGGGCTGCAACCGGGACTGGAGAGACTTTATGAGATGATTCTCAAACGAAAGAAGGTGTCTTGGGCTGGAACTGGGAGAAAGAGGTGGTGAAGCCAGAGACTTATGATGACCCCACCGATTCCAGGACACTGGGGACCACTGTGTGTCCCTTTGCCCTTCTCACTTATGAAGGACCAGGAGCTCCCAGCCTCCGTGAAAAAATAGGAGCATTGGAAAAGAATcttttttgtacttcctttttgaTGCCTTCTGAGAAGTTAGGATTTCATAACATCACATTCCCTACTCAATCTCCCACTTAAGTGAAGTGGAGGCCTGATGGAGCTGTGGACTCAGAATTTAAATGTGACTCTACCTCATCCCTGCTTCCTACCTTTTCCCTTCTGGGTTTGAAAAAATCAAGATGGTTTTGTGTGGAAGGGGTGGTTTGGAAAATGGACACAAGGTCGAACTTGAACCCCTCTCCTGAAATTAGGGTTTGTTTTCTAAGGACTTCAGATCACAATaaatagtttctattttttttttgtacatgtgAAATGAAATTCTCAAGGGAAACTCCCCTCTTACCCTATGCTCCCCCACACCTTTTTAAAGCCATGTCTGTTCCTGTATTATTAATaacagtaattttttaaaaggatttatctgtattaatttattaaaatagtaaAACTATGGTCTTGGTAGACTGGTACTTATCTCCCTCTTCTGTCAAGGTGGTCTTTCTATActtattctcctcctttccctacaTCCTACTCATCCCCCTTTATCTTTAGTTGGCTGTAATCATAGCTGGACTCAGTGGATTTATTCAGGGGCCGGGAGTAAATCAGTAACTTGGTATTTTATTGGCAGGAGTTGATAAGATGTCAATGACCCCTTCCCCTTTCTGACAACTCTTACAAGATTCATTTGGGAGGCAGCAAGTGACCCTCAGGGGAATCCTTTCCCTGTATCCTCAGACAGACAAATCAATTGCATAGGTTGGCAATGGAAGAAAGATGAGCCCTCTCCATCTCCCCTGCACTCTCAACACCCATCCCCATCCCCCAAGGTCTCCTAATCCTGTGGACTTCAGATTTTGGGCAGCAGCAGCTGGAACTAGGGAAGTTAGGGCTGACTGGGGCCAGCCTGTCTTCAGTGACTAATCTCTGAATCTCTCCAGCCCTGGGAACGACTACTTTTCCCGTGTGAAGGGCAGAACCAGATCCAGACCTCTCTGCCTGTGCCTGTCAGGAGTGGAGTGTGCCAGTCGCTTTGCCCTTTCTCCTGTCCCTGGCTCACTGGGACCGGATCTTTTCTTGGGATTTTTGTCACAGGACACCACAGCCCCCTCCCCTAAGGAAAGGGAGCTGTAAGGTAGatgggggcttttttttttttttatcataataagAGATGGAACTAAATTGCATCCGTGTATCTGAAAATCTCTCCTGAAAGTGCCCACCTCGCTGACCCATCCCCCTCACTTGCTTCCCGAAGTCCTACAGCCGTCTGTGTCCCCACACAGCCCAACAATTAGATTAAGTTAATCTTTTTGGTGTGAGGTCAGCAATTAACTTAATTCTTGGACCAtccttcccctcccacctcccccccccccccccaaggaaaCATTTAATCCCCGGAGGCAAACTGAATGTAGGGAGGCAAACAATAGGGGATGGAGCAGCAGGGAAGGGTGGGGTGGAAATTAGAAGTCCTGCCCTGGAAGAAGACtcctcatccccacccccaaatccgAGCCAGAGGACTGGCTGGCCCtggctcttttttttctcttctgcttgTGTTTGGGGACAGTTCAGATTTGACCCCTGGCACCTAGCAGCTGGCAGGGGGAGGGGCATCGAACCGAATAATTGCGTCAGTGCTGGTGCCTGCAAGAGCTGCTGGGCAGGTTCTTGGAATGGAACacgttcccccccccccctcctccccttcccccacataCCCAGGCACACCTGTGACTCATTCCCAAGGCATGAGCTGGATGAATCCAGGGCACAGAGTTCACACCTGCCTGCCCAAGAACATTTGTGGACATGTCTCAGGCAGGGGAATGATCTGATC belongs to Gracilinanus agilis isolate LMUSP501 chromosome 5, AgileGrace, whole genome shotgun sequence and includes:
- the ARL4D gene encoding ADP-ribosylation factor-like protein 4D, with the translated sequence MGNHLTEMAPNASVFLPHFQALHVVVIGLDSAGKTSLLYRLKFKEFVQSVPTKGFNTEKIRMPLGGSRAITFQVWDVGGQEKLRPLWRSYTRRTDGMVFVVDATEAERLEEAKIELHRISRASDNQGVPVLVLANKQDRPGALSPAEVEKRLAVKELATATLTYVQGCSAVDGLGLQPGLERLYEMILKRKKVSWAGTGRKRW